In Fusobacterium sp. SYSU M8D902, the following proteins share a genomic window:
- a CDS encoding AAA family ATPase, giving the protein MKILSLKLKEFMLFEDIEFDWSSNINIICGENSTGKTSLLKIMYAGMKPLSNLQGEIGKEKISEGILKKLQGVFRPEDMKIGRLVSRKQGSNTADIEIIYSNGKRNSKNEKLNISFGNRKEKHLNLEINLKEKIDKFDPIYLPPKEMISATEHFQTLYEEYHLDFEETYYDLTKLLDRPLKKGANTTEQASVLKNFEGIINGNIIQKDRKFYLKVKGKGEFEMGLVSEGYRKLATILYLISSGSLNKNSILFWDEPETNMNPKMAKAIVDAIVELAKMGVQVFITTHDYFIQQTFNLLASYSNINKNNLDIRFISLYSDENNKIKAEIASETSNLTHNSILQEFDEFYRREQDLIYGDE; this is encoded by the coding sequence ATGAAAATATTATCTTTAAAATTAAAGGAATTTATGCTTTTTGAAGATATAGAATTTGATTGGTCATCAAATATTAATATAATTTGTGGAGAAAATAGTACAGGGAAGACATCGTTACTAAAAATTATGTATGCTGGGATGAAACCTCTTTCAAATCTTCAAGGAGAAATAGGAAAAGAAAAAATATCTGAAGGAATTTTAAAAAAGCTTCAAGGTGTATTTAGACCTGAAGATATGAAAATTGGAAGATTAGTTAGTAGAAAGCAGGGAAGTAATACTGCTGATATAGAGATAATATACTCTAACGGAAAGAGAAATTCTAAAAATGAGAAATTAAATATATCATTTGGAAATAGAAAAGAAAAACATTTGAATTTAGAAATAAATTTAAAGGAGAAAATAGATAAATTTGATCCAATATATTTACCACCAAAAGAGATGATATCAGCTACAGAACATTTTCAAACGTTATATGAAGAATATCATTTAGATTTTGAAGAGACTTATTATGATTTGACAAAATTATTAGATAGACCTTTAAAAAAAGGGGCAAATACTACAGAGCAAGCTAGTGTTTTAAAAAATTTTGAAGGAATAATAAATGGGAATATAATTCAGAAAGATAGAAAATTTTATTTAAAAGTTAAGGGTAAGGGCGAATTTGAGATGGGATTAGTTTCTGAAGGATACAGAAAATTGGCTACAATTTTGTATCTTATTTCAAGTGGAAGTTTAAATAAAAATTCAATTTTATTTTGGGATGAACCAGAAACAAATATGAATCCTAAAATGGCAAAAGCAATAGTTGATGCAATAGTGGAATTAGCAAAAATGGGAGTACAAGTCTTTATTACAACACATGATTATTTTATACAACAAACTTTCAATTTATTAGCTTCATATTCAAATATTAATAAAAACAATTTAGATATAAGATTTATTTCATTATATAGTGATGAAAATAATAAGATAAAAGCAGAGATAGCTAGTGAGACTTCTAATTTGACACACAATTCTATATTACAAGAATTTGATGAATTTTATAGAAGGGAGCAAGACTTAATATATGGAGATGAATGA
- a CDS encoding DUF6661 family protein, translating into MEMNEGKLKFIFEEKYQIIKFDEDPFYRRYYSKLPRGKGVDFLASDDKNIIFLEVKDCYGYEKDNIKRTINNNPQLESFDVEISKKVESTLSCILGAKTRKNNCEVAENLANFYNKMEFDKIERDEKEIWVILFLEGEFQAKSRTKKMIMKSIQDSLKDKLSWLECKVSVFDIESNRKKFFEVERL; encoded by the coding sequence ATGGAGATGAATGAAGGAAAGTTAAAGTTTATTTTTGAAGAAAAATATCAAATAATAAAATTTGATGAAGATCCTTTTTATCGAAGATACTATTCTAAACTTCCTAGAGGAAAAGGAGTTGACTTTTTAGCTAGTGATGATAAAAATATAATTTTCTTAGAAGTCAAAGATTGCTATGGTTATGAAAAAGACAATATTAAAAGAACAATTAATAATAACCCTCAATTAGAATCTTTTGATGTAGAGATATCTAAAAAAGTAGAGAGTACATTGTCTTGCATATTAGGAGCAAAAACTAGAAAAAACAATTGTGAAGTAGCAGAAAATTTAGCAAATTTTTATAATAAAATGGAATTTGACAAAATAGAAAGAGACGAGAAAGAAATATGGGTTATTCTTTTTTTAGAAGGTGAGTTTCAAGCAAAATCAAGAACAAAAAAGATGATAATGAAAAGTATTCAAGATAGTTTAAAAGATAAATTATCTTGGTTAGAATGTAAAGTGTCAGTATTTGATATAGAGTCAAATAGAAAAAAATTTTTTGAAGTAGAACGTTTGTGA
- the rfbD gene encoding dTDP-4-dehydrorhamnose reductase, translating to MDKFIVENINIEGIKVVRPRVFEDNRGFFLEVYNKKELKKRGIIAEFVQDNHSKSKKGVLRGLHFQTKHSQGKLIRVVKGKIYDVVVDIRKNSKTYGKYFGIELSDENRVMLYIPKGFAHGFLTLEDNTEIEYKCDEFYYPEYDSGIMYNDRDLSIDWKLEEYGIEEVILSEKDKKHQSFKEYTESYQGDYILLTGANGQLGQDFQKLFDRLGIRYVATDYSELDITDREKVKKFIEENNFTIVINCAAYNNVDRAEEEVGMCYELNAYAPKNLAEICKERGIIFVTYSTDFVFDGEKEIPYTEKDTPNPLSVYSKAKLEGEKYTLEYEKSFLIRTSWVFGMGNNNFCKQVINWSKDRDILKIVDDQISSPTYSKDLAEFSWELMQTDKYGLYHFSNSGEASKYDQAKYILKKIGWQGRIERAKTSDFPLPAKRAKYSKLDSSKIEKIVNKKIPHWKEGVDRFLEDYFK from the coding sequence ATGGATAAATTTATAGTAGAAAATATAAATATTGAGGGAATAAAGGTAGTAAGACCTAGAGTATTTGAAGATAATAGGGGATTCTTTTTAGAGGTATACAATAAAAAGGAGTTAAAAAAAAGGGGGATAATAGCCGAATTTGTTCAAGATAATCATTCAAAATCTAAAAAAGGTGTCTTGAGAGGATTACATTTTCAAACTAAGCATTCACAAGGAAAATTAATAAGGGTAGTAAAAGGGAAGATTTATGATGTTGTTGTGGATATTAGAAAGAACAGTAAAACTTATGGAAAGTATTTTGGTATAGAGTTAAGTGATGAGAATAGAGTAATGTTGTACATTCCTAAAGGTTTTGCTCATGGATTCTTAACATTAGAAGATAATACAGAGATTGAGTATAAATGTGATGAGTTTTATTATCCAGAATACGATAGCGGGATAATGTATAATGATAGAGATTTAAGTATAGATTGGAAATTAGAAGAGTATGGAATAGAAGAGGTAATACTATCAGAAAAAGATAAAAAACATCAATCATTCAAAGAGTATACTGAAAGTTATCAAGGAGATTATATTTTGTTAACAGGAGCAAATGGGCAACTAGGACAGGATTTTCAAAAGTTATTTGATAGATTGGGAATTAGATATGTAGCTACTGATTACAGTGAGTTGGATATAACTGATAGAGAAAAGGTAAAAAAATTTATAGAGGAGAATAATTTTACCATTGTTATAAATTGTGCTGCTTACAACAATGTAGATAGAGCAGAAGAGGAAGTAGGAATGTGTTATGAATTAAATGCCTATGCTCCTAAGAATTTAGCTGAAATTTGTAAAGAGAGAGGTATAATCTTTGTTACCTATTCTACAGATTTTGTATTTGATGGAGAAAAGGAGATACCATACACAGAGAAGGATACTCCAAATCCGTTGTCAGTTTATTCTAAGGCTAAATTAGAGGGAGAAAAGTATACTTTGGAATATGAAAAGAGTTTTTTAATTAGAACTTCTTGGGTTTTTGGGATGGGAAATAATAATTTTTGTAAGCAAGTTATAAATTGGTCAAAAGATAGAGACATTTTAAAAATTGTAGATGATCAGATTTCAAGTCCGACATATTCAAAAGATTTAGCAGAGTTTTCTTGGGAGTTGATGCAAACTGATAAGTATGGATTATATCATTTTTCCAACAGTGGTGAAGCTTCTAAGTATGATCAGGCAAAATACATTCTAAAAAAAATAGGTTGGCAAGGAAGGATAGAAAGGGCAAAAACAAGTGATTTTCCTTTGCCAGCCAAAAGAGCAAAATATTCAAAGTTAGATAGTAGCAAGATAGAAAAAATAGTAAATAAAAAAATCCCTCATTGGAAAGAGGGAGTTGATAGATTCTTAGAAGACTATTTTAAATAG
- a CDS encoding BCCT family transporter — MKKIKKPIFEINKLKHKTKKLHERNFNKFGFDLHPSVSVVSALLMLIFIGITLLNPKATNMFLMGLQEKITGNLNWFFVLSANIFLLFPIFLMVSKFGEIRLGGPKAKPEFSNFAWYSMLISAGMGIGLVFFGVAEPLFHANTILPHTNSTSQTQALATSFLHWGLHPWGIYSLISLALAFFTYNRGLPLSLRSVFYPVLKDRVFGKIGDIIDITAVVSCLFGLATSLGYGAQQINSGLNYLFNIPQNTTVQVIIITLITLVATLSVVSGVGKGVKILSELNIKIAGIFLIVMLFLGPTLFIFRSFGNSIGYYLNHFFELSFFSENGNSWQGSWTIFYWTWWISWSPFVGMFIARVSKGRTIREFIFAILIIPVLLSFIWFSTFGATAFYQNMITGGELLEMVKSDTSTALFAMIQSMDIPNVVKTIVSIIGTFLVISFFVTSSDSGSLVVDNLTSGGKLESPIPQRIFWALTEGAIAVSLLVSGGNEALNALQTGVILSGLPFTIILLIMMYSLYLGLKTDLHKLKEYREESLIFDIVTTQLPSNNDSSSEDYLK, encoded by the coding sequence ATGAAAAAAATTAAAAAACCTATTTTTGAGATTAATAAACTCAAACATAAGACAAAAAAATTACATGAACGAAATTTTAATAAATTCGGTTTTGATTTACATCCGAGTGTTTCAGTTGTATCAGCATTATTAATGCTCATATTCATTGGAATAACTCTTCTAAATCCAAAAGCTACAAATATGTTTTTAATGGGGTTACAAGAAAAAATAACTGGAAATTTAAACTGGTTTTTTGTTCTCTCTGCCAATATTTTTCTGCTTTTTCCAATTTTCTTAATGGTAAGTAAATTTGGTGAGATTAGACTAGGTGGACCTAAAGCAAAACCAGAGTTTTCAAATTTTGCTTGGTATTCAATGTTAATCAGTGCTGGTATGGGAATAGGTCTTGTCTTCTTTGGAGTGGCTGAACCATTATTCCATGCCAATACAATATTACCACATACAAACTCTACGTCTCAGACACAAGCTCTTGCTACTTCATTCCTACATTGGGGATTACACCCTTGGGGAATATATAGTTTAATATCTTTAGCACTTGCTTTCTTTACGTACAACAGGGGATTACCACTATCTCTAAGATCTGTCTTCTACCCTGTATTAAAAGATAGAGTTTTCGGTAAGATAGGAGACATTATTGATATTACTGCTGTTGTATCTTGCCTTTTTGGACTAGCTACATCATTAGGTTATGGAGCACAACAGATTAACTCTGGACTTAACTATCTTTTCAACATTCCACAAAACACTACTGTTCAAGTTATTATTATAACTTTAATAACTTTAGTAGCTACACTATCTGTTGTATCTGGAGTTGGAAAAGGTGTAAAAATACTTTCAGAATTAAATATAAAAATAGCTGGTATATTTTTAATTGTTATGCTATTTCTTGGACCTACTCTATTTATCTTTAGAAGCTTTGGAAATAGTATTGGTTACTATCTAAATCATTTCTTTGAGCTTAGCTTTTTTAGTGAGAATGGAAATAGTTGGCAAGGATCGTGGACAATATTCTATTGGACTTGGTGGATATCTTGGTCTCCATTTGTTGGTATGTTTATTGCTAGAGTTTCAAAAGGAAGAACAATTAGAGAGTTTATCTTTGCAATCTTAATCATTCCTGTTCTATTGAGTTTTATCTGGTTCTCAACTTTTGGAGCTACTGCATTCTATCAAAATATGATTACAGGTGGTGAACTACTAGAAATGGTAAAAAGTGATACATCTACGGCACTATTTGCTATGATACAAAGTATGGATATTCCAAACGTAGTTAAAACTATCGTCTCTATTATTGGAACATTCCTTGTTATATCATTCTTTGTAACATCATCTGACTCAGGTTCATTAGTTGTTGATAATCTTACATCTGGTGGAAAATTGGAGTCACCTATTCCTCAAAGAATATTCTGGGCTCTAACAGAGGGAGCTATTGCTGTATCACTTCTTGTAAGTGGTGGTAATGAAGCTTTAAATGCCCTACAAACAGGTGTTATACTATCTGGTCTACCTTTTACTATAATTCTTTTAATTATGATGTATAGCTTGTATCTAGGACTTAAAACAGACCTACATAAACTGAAGGAATATCGTGAAGAATCTCTTATCTTCGATATTGTTACAACCCAACTTCCTTCTAACAACGATTCTTCTAGTGAAGACTATTTAAAATAG